The region CTAATTAGGCGCACAATGGAGAGAGGCCGCCTGAGACGACTTGCACACGTAACACACACTCCCGCCTCCAATATGCGGGCAATGACTTTATTAGCCATATTATTGGACTTTTTCAATATTCTTTTTCAATCATGTCAACTgccttaaaatgttttcatattccaattattaaaaacaatatattggattgttttggagtttttaaaattccaaatatatatttttaaatatttcattaaattattagaatttttaaatatttcaattaaaatttttaaGTCACATCATtagatttataaaatatatatatatatattagatatTATACAATGTTTGTTACAATATTTGACTattgcaatcgtgaaagaacaTTCCATTAAAAGAATATTTAAACATATTGAATTTCTTAATATTCCTGATATTTCTAAGTAATTTACTacatgatttgattttttaaaaaatataattaaatattaaaagatttgcagcagaaaaacagtaCTCCAcctattttacttttaaataatttgaaattagaattttaaagTCCAAATAGTAAGAACATGCTATCACAGTTACATCTTGAAATATTGGAGTTaatcaaatcatttattttgagaTTGcttcttaaaagaaaatgttagttattttattaaatgagTTCATATTATATAAAGTTTTGAATAGTCCAGTTGATTGAAGAAAAGTTTTAAGTTGTAAATATtcctacaaataaaaatattgttttttcaattatttcaaatattaaacaatatatCATCTCTcattatttgtaaaatgtatttgttttatatttgagacaattaaaaatatttatataattttttaaaatagtccAGCATTTGGAACAAATAATTtcccattttaaattgtttttagctTTCACCTTCCAGCCAATGAAATTATTTCATACGTAATCGTTTTTAAATATTCAAGATTTTTGAATAAcgcaaatttttaaaaaaaattcgcATTATTATAattcttaaaataaattgaagcaaataaaaaaatcacattgtagtaataaaaaagaaaaacattattattattttttttttaaaaacaacacatgagAAGAGGCCGCCtgagacaacacacacacacacacacacgtgacacACAATGCCTTGCGGCCCCCCAGCAGTAATATAGAGGGACTATGACTTTATTAGTCCTCATTAACACAAATTAGAGCACTTGAGCCCCCCCAGGCCTCCCTCTCTCTGCCCCCCTCCTCTCAGCAGCGGCGATGACAAATTGAATTAAGTGTTTGGAAACAAGTCAATACCCCTCCCCTGGCCAGGCGGCGGCCATATTGCGGTGACATTCATTGCAGTCGGGAGGGGGGCCCAAAGGGGTtcgtaaagagaaaaaaaaggcgaGGGGGTGAATTCCTTTGGCGGATGCTCCCAAGTGGGGCGGCCCGTGACTTAAGTTGACCGAGTTAAGTGAGCCATTAAACGCCCTGCCAGATGCTTCCATTCaaacacttctttttatttatttatttattttacattatcaTTAGAATTTTTAACAGTTACACAAGCAATAGTATGCTCACATTTGAATTTCAcagctaaaaaataataataataataataataatcggatATTTTTATAAATCATATGGAAGCTGGCATATTTTGATATGCCAGCtattttcctaaaaataatttcatatgACTTGATATTGAAATTTTGCacttcacacatttaaaaaaaattatattccacctgattaaaaaaaatcatattggattttcaaaatttgccagctatttttatttaaattattgacatttttaaaaaatccaatatTGTTTCCAATAATCTCAGTTgctatttaaaataacattatagTTGTAGACCACATTATACTTCTAATTAATTCCAGTAACTTcttaaatttgattatttgatattttcaaTAGTCTggctcatttaaaaaagaaaaaaaaaatcacaattgaaTTTCTAAATATTCCAGCTaattttgaattcatttttatttttttattttttattcatactATTTTTTCCAGTAATTccgataatttaaaaaaacacattttacattacttgaatttgtaaatattatatTAAGAGATTTTCAAAGTAACATTTGATACAATTATTTCACATAAATAGGGTTTTGCTCTATTtcagttaataaaaaaaagttgagtttAATCAAATAGATTGAATTATTAAACACAGTGCACTTCAATACGTAAGTTATACAACTAGCTCGACATTGCCCTCAGTGCAATAAACTGACTGCTGCATTCGATCTTATATTTCGTCATACTGGATTCTATGACACACAGtaacaggtgtacctaatgttgtgaccgATGATTTATGTACAGTCCAGTCCAGGACACCACATTACATTGAGCCAATAAAAATCGTTTTGGATGTCTTTAAAATTAAACGTGAAGTCTAGGTCTATACTACTTCGTatttttaaagtgacaagtcagGATGGATGGTTGGTTGGTTACACGGTTATTTAACTTGAATGCAAGTCTTCCTTAGCATGTCAATCTTGTAACTGAAGTTGTGAAACACTGCTGCCCCCAAATGGCGGCGCGGGGCGTTACAAGCTACTGGcattccacacaaaaaaatggaatttgaTTGACCTTTTATGAAACTGCCAAAATATGAGGAGATTCCGCGAAATAAAGGGTAAACATGAAATTttaaatatgtacatatacatactaTATGAAGGCCTAGTATGTATTGCATCTATTCTAGTTTCCACACAATTTCAGTTTctgaaattaatttttttgttgaatgaACTTCCAGTGTTTGACTTTTCAAATAGTCCAAATAGCAAATAGAATCATCTTTGCGTGTTGCAATATtctagatatttaaaaaaaaagtatacatttcAATTTTGAATATCCCAGCTAATTCAAACAGCTCGCATTAGATTATATGAAAATGCATTTGAGATATTTTCtcccaaaattattttatattattgacTGGTTGCAAATACATCAGTACATTATGTTCACTGCACTACcatgtgtgtataaataaaacTGTTGTAATTCTCAAAAGCGCCAATAGAGGGTACTGTTGGAGGGAAATTAAAGGTAACTCACGGGCAGTCGATTTGTAGTTCGCCCtctgggtgtcgctgttgccccACAAAACTTCGTTGCTGCTTAATGCTCCTCTTTAGCCACCTGGAAGcagtacaagaaaaaaaaaagaaaaaaaaacttcaacagaaagctgcaatttttttttttttttgtcaattcctCATTCACAAACTCATTATTGGGCCGCCGCAGGAGTAAACCACAAGTACCCACATGGAACTTTACCaccaacaacatccacacactCAAAGTGAGAAAAACATCcagggagaaaaaataaaaatagagaatAGCGTGCATACtggacagggaaaaaaaacaaaaaacaaaacaaacaaaaaacgatttCACATCTTTTTGGATTTATCCAAACTTCTGCATTTTTTACCCTTTGAATGTTTAATacccattaaaaatatatatatatttaaacatttaaagaacCCAGGTCATATATGAATCTATATTACATCAgaatttttacaaataaattaaaactattACAGATGATTtaaatttcacacttaaaaaatacACTATTTTGTTTAACTTCAGCTAATTCAAGAAAAATAATTCCCATTTGAATTTGTCAATACCCCAgctaattaaaaaagaatatatatatttttttaaaataaaaagtattttcacattatctaATTGACTCTTTAAAAATATTCCAGGTAATGTTTCATTTTAGGATTCcagctaaataaatatttgaaatactAAACAACACAGcgaatttaaaatgtatttcacatttttatgattACTTTTGTTAGCTAAAACTACAATTTAATATTTACCaactattttatatatatatatatatatatatatatatatatttatactatAACAAATCcggctgattaaaaaaataataataattggtttCACAATACTTGAACTTGGCAATTCAGCATTCTAGCCATTACAAGTTAGTCTTAATGGGAAAAGATGCCACGTTGTATTCCAGCTATGACCATACTTATATAGTgattacacattttatatttattttttttaattattcaatttgttttttaggGTTTTTGCTTTGTAAGGGCTAGAAAAGTCCAAATATCGAATGAGATGTTCCAATTTGGTTAGATTTAAAACTCAAAGAATGCATGTACATCCAATATATTGATCTGAATGCTGATcaatatatttcattgaatataaaaatatcaGTCCATATATTCGATTGTTACTGTCCCAATGAATCGATCAGACATTTGGCGGAATGCCCGTCCCTTTAGTCGTGATCCGTTTCACAGCAACCAACTCAAGCTTCCTGAACATCCACTAAGGTCATTTTCCATACAGGCtaattaaatacacattttgaattATACATTACAGAAAGAAGCAAATTCACAATATTTACATACAATTTCAGCAACTTTTTTTGGGTTTCACATTAGCAAAATTTGTCAAGATTTCACAATAAAAATAgtataaattacaaatatttgcaaattTGATTGGTAAATAttcaaacaattattatttttttaaattcacaagcAAATCTATTTTAAATTTAGCTCATTTGTAATTTCCCAccattttttctttatgtcaAACTATTCCGgccaataataattattttttttttacaaatttaaaaattccaGTCATTGTAAAAATGATCTTTCTTGAAATTGTAAATATCGCACCTAAACAGTTtctattaaacaaaacaaaaaaataaatattcctaCTAATTTTAAAGCTACTGATTTTGAACGAAATCAGTTTATGACAGGAATAGTTTCTTCCAATTAAGGCCATGAAAGCAACTGATTTTGAGTTCCCAATAGTACACGTCAACCACCATTTTTTAATCTTCCAAACCAAGCAGCATTATTCGGATCaatttatatatacaaaaacatcAATTCATATATTAATCGATCCCTAATCTTCCCATTGAATCGATCAGGGACATTTGGCGGAAGATCCGCCCCCTTTAGTCCTGATCCACTTTTGCCGTTTCACAGCAAGCAATCCaagctttccttttttttttttaaaaatattcgcCGTCTTCGGGGgcgtcgtccaccgtgtcggcGCCGACCTCCTCGTAGTCCTTCTCCAGGGCCGCCATGTCCTCGCGGGCCTCGGTGAACTCGCCCTCCTCCATGCCCTCGCCCACGTACCAGTGCACGAAGGCGCGCTTGGCGTACATTAGGTCGAACTTGTGGTCCAGGCGGGCCCAGGCCTCCGCGATGGCGGTGGTGTTGCTGAGCATGCACACGGCCCGCTGCACTTTAGCCAGGTCGCCTCCGGGCACGGCGGTGGGCGGCTGGTAGTTGATGCCCACCTTGAAGCCGGTGGGGCACCAGTCCACGAAATGGATGGTGCGCTTGTTCTTGATGGAGTTGATGGCGGCGTTGACGTCCTTGGGCACCACGTCGCCGCGGTACAGCAGGCAGCAGGCCATGTACTTACCGTGGCGCGGGTCGCACTTCACCATCTGGTTGGCGGGATCGAAGCACGAGTTGGTGATCTCGGACACGGACAGCTGCTCGTGGTAGGCCTTCTCGGCCGAGATCACCGGGGCGTAGGTGGCCAGCGGGAAGTGGATGCGCGGGTAAGGCACCAGGTTGGTTTGGAACTCGGTCAGGTCCACGTTCAAGGCGCCGTCAAAACGCAAGGAGGCGGTGATGGACGACACGATCTGGCTGATCAGCCGGTTCAGGTTGGTGTACGTGGGACGCTCAATGTCCAGGTTCCGGTGGCAGATGTCGTAGATGGCCTCGTTGTCCACCATGAAGGCGCAGTCCGAGTGCTCCAGCGTGGTGTGCGTGGTCAGGATGGCGTTGTAGGGCTCCACCACGGCGGTGGACACCCGGGGCGCCGGGTAGATGGAGAACTCCAACTTGGATTTCTTGCCGTAGTCCACGGAAAGTCGCTCCATCAGCAGCGAGGTGAAACCCGAGCCGGTGCCGCCGCCGAAGCTGTGGAACACCAGGAAACCCTGCAGGCCGGAACACAAGTCGGCCTGGCGACACACGCGAGAGAGTAGTGTTGTCACCATACCAAAATTCAGACCTCGATATCTCAACACCGGTACTGGAACAATACCGTGTCGAAAACCTCAAACATCAATAAGacagtccaaaaaaaacaacaaaaacaacaaaaacgtgCTGGCACTAAAATCACACGGtatcatgtcatttttttagatttcagaaatattcaaattttgttGTCTGCAGAACCCATTCTCGGTTATTTGTTGACCATAATGTCTTAACACACCATTAAATGTTGCCGAAGCTTTGTCTAGTAAggaagtagtaattggtgtcaaggaggtACGGCAGGAAGTGAGTTTAGGCTGGGTGGTTGGAAGAAGTAACGAGTCATCACTGCAAGTGCATTTGTACatgattattattcatttttttgacaTTACATTAAAATCGTAGGCCAGAAGATGCATACAGCGGGAATTCAAACGTCGACACGTTGCTTCGAATGCCAGGTGTTTGTGATATAAAATACATGAGATCGAGATTTTTCCACCAATAATGTGACCGATAACCTCCACAAGTTCATTGCAAACCAaatgcaaatccttttcaagaaaggaagtaaaaataaacaactgagatgtggttgcacaagtgcgcacaccctcttCTACCGGGGATGTGACTGTTTTGAACTAACCAATTACATTGAAAGTCATGTTAAACGGGAGTCGCACCACACTTGCGACCATTTAGAGTGCCTCTGATGGACACTAAATAAAATTGAGCAGTTCTAGAAGCtttaggttgtttttttgtttgtgctcaCACTGacctgttcataattccttgcACATCGTCTAAGGTCCGAGTTCCCGCTGAAGACGAGCAtgctaccaccatgcttcagtCTGGGCGTGGCGTTtatttggtgatgagcagtgttgcaTTTACGTCAAATTTGGTTTAACCGGACCGTAAGGCATTTTCCCCACGTTTAGGAGATTTTGTTACGGTCCAAGGAATGAGTgtgaaatggtttaaaaaagGTCTACcttacaaaaacctggcacttgaattgaataggggtgtgtatacttttggAGAGGAACGGAGTGTGCTCCCCCAGGCAGATAAGCAAACGACATTGGCGGCTTCCATAAATAAAGCTGCTCACCAGTTTGCGTATCCTGTCAGCGACCAGGTCGATGATCTCTTTGCCGATGGTGTAGTGCCCGCGGGCGTAGTTGTTGGCCGCATCCTCCTTACCTGTGATCAGCTGATTCGGATGGAAGAGTTTGCGATAGGTTCCGGTGCGCACCTCGTCTACAGACAAGCTCATCGTCAGTTGTTAAAACGTTTTACGGATACGGATCAGCGGTGGAGTGCTACCGATGACGGTGGGCTCGAGGTCCACAAAAACCGCCCTGGGGACGTGCTTCCCCGACCCGGTCTCGCTGAAGAAGGTGTTGGAGGAAGCGTCGCCGCCGAAGACCTGATCGCCGGGCATCTGGCCGTCCGGCTGGATGCCATGCTCCAGGCAGTACAGCTCCCAGCAGGCATTGCCGATCTGCACGCCAGCTTGGCCCACGTGTATCGAGATACACTCGCGCTAACGAGGGAAAACAACTCTTTATAGGAGTGCTGTAAAGCATTCCTCGGATATTCTTTTAGTTCATTGCCGAACGTGATTTACCACAAACGCAGCcataataattttgggggggggggggggggggtgaggttCGAAAAAACTTACAGGTTTCCCCTCATAAAAGTCCAGTCAACTACAAGTGACGACCAGATGAATTACCAAGTGGGAAATGCCGGAAATCCCCGAAAATGGTGgcttgaaaacaaaatggctgacttctcAAACATGGGTTGTTGAGAATTTTCTGCTCAATAAGTTGATTTAGTGGGCGGAATGAAATAATTGGTCCATTTCCTACATCTCACTTTTACTTGCACAGCAACTACGATTGCCGATATTAGTTTTCACAGCATCGTactaaaaatgaagacaaactcTTCATGTTGCACTTTCATAAAAGGGCAGAGAAACTATTTATGTTAAATTTTCCCAAAAAGAAGATAAACCGCTGGTTTTGTACCTTCTTAAAaccaaactattgatgttgcactttcctaaagaCAAACTAGTGTTGTACTGTCCTCAAGCGAAGATAAACTACTAGTGTTGTACTTTCCTAAAAAGTCAAAGCTGTTTTATATtattcaatatatatttatatgtacaaaaacaaacccccccaaaaaaaaaaaaaaaaaaaaaagcctttatcACACTCACCATGTCTCCTGAAGCAGAAGTATGTGAGGGTTGGAATGAAAAAGCAGCAGCGACAGTGTTATCTGTCACAGATGTTAAAAGTAGCAAGatgttctctttttcttttaagaatgcTAAACTAGGTGCTAATTCCAATTGGTCGAGAAGCTCTTGCAAGTCCTTTTCTTAGCAGGCCAATCAAAGAGGTTTTTTTGTCAGGAGCATGTTCACTGGTGTCCTCTGACTGTATACCTCCACTTTTTTAGCTGCAATTTAATTCACACATTCATTAAAGAGTCACATCATTAAGAGGGTGTCAATGAAACATACGACTTTGGAAAACTTTCCGTTACGTCTGTCGAAGACTTTTAATTTTTCATGTTTGTCATTTAGTTTTTGTAGCAAATGTTGGCAAGGCGGATAGCGATgaagatttttcatttttcatgttttattttgcaacTTATGGCCGACGGCGGAGGTGTGCGGCCTACTTGTCGCATTCCATTGCAATGCCTGTATCTCCAAATGTtggattgttttgtgtttttatgcaaATAAACAACTAAAGCATGTGTCGATGAGAACTATTTTGAGGTTTGcttttgata is a window of Phycodurus eques isolate BA_2022a chromosome 9, UOR_Pequ_1.1, whole genome shotgun sequence DNA encoding:
- the LOC133407466 gene encoding tubulin alpha-1 chain-like, with translation MPGDQVFGGDASSNTFFSETGSGKHVPRAVFVDLEPTVIDEVRTGTYRKLFHPNQLITGKEDAANNYARGHYTIGKEIIDLVADRIRKLADLCSGLQGFLVFHSFGGGTGSGFTSLLMERLSVDYGKKSKLEFSIYPAPRVSTAVVEPYNAILTTHTTLEHSDCAFMVDNEAIYDICHRNLDIERPTYTNLNRLISQIVSSITASLRFDGALNVDLTEFQTNLVPYPRIHFPLATYAPVISAEKAYHEQLSVSEITNSCFDPANQMVKCDPRHGKYMACCLLYRGDVVPKDVNAAINSIKNKRTIHFVDWCPTGFKVGINYQPPTAVPGGDLAKVQRAVCMLSNTTAIAEAWARLDHKFDLMYAKRAFVHWYVGEGMEEGEFTEAREDMAALEKDYEEVGADTVDDAPEDGEYF